ACTGGCGTCGGGGGAGGTTCCCCGGCCACGCATCCAGTTAGGAATCGGCTCGCCAACGGCGACTCGTCCCCCGTACGTTGCGACGGTGGCAACCTGGATCACCCGTTTCGAGCCGCCCGCCAATCTGAGCGTTGATCCCGTACGCGTCGCGGTGAAGGACGCGATCGACGTGGCCGGCGCCGTCACCACGGCGGGTTCCGTGGCCGTTCGCGGTTCGGCCGCCCCGGCGCTCGCCGACGCCGCCTGCCTGGCGGGGGTCCGGGCAGCCGGGGCGTACGTCGTGGGGAAGACGAACCTGACCGAGCTCTGTACCAGCCCGGTCGGTGACAACGAGGCGTTCGGCACCCCGGTCAACCCGGTGGCGCCCGACCGGATCCCCGGCGGGTCGTCGAGTGGTAGCGCGGTGGCGGTGGCCACCGGGGAGGTCGACGTCGCGTTCGGTACGGACACCGGCGGCTCGGTACGCATTCCGGCTGCCTGTTGCGCCGTGGTCGGACTCAAGACGACCTGGGGACGGGTTCCGACCGGTGGGGTGTGGCCGCTCGCGCCGAGTCTCGACGTCGTCGGCCCGATCGCCCGTGACGTGACCGGTGTCGTCGCCGGAATGCGGCTGCTCGAACCCGGTTTCGCGGCGGCCGGCACACCGGCCCGGCGGGTCGGTAGGTTGCGGATTCCCGGTCTGGACCCCGCCGTCGAGGACGCTGTCGACGCCGCGCTCGACGCCGCCGGACTTGTCGTACGCGACGTACGCCTGACCAGGTGGGAGTCCAGCTTCGAGGCGTACGCGACCATCGTCCTCGGCGAGCTGTGGCGGGCGCACCACCGCCTGCTCGACGCTGATGGGCTGGGTGTGTTCGTCAACGAGGGCCTGCGGGCGGGTAGCCGGGTGGGCGGGGCGGCGCTGTCCGAGGCGATGGTCTACCGGCGCGACTGGCAGTCGGAGGTGTCGGCCCTGCTGGGAGAGGTCGAGCTGCTGGCCCTGCCGACGCTGGTCGCGCCGCCACCACCGTTGACCGACTTCGTCGGCTTCCCGCTCACCGATCTCACCGCTCCGTTCAGCCTGGCCGGTGTGCCGGCGCTGGCGATGCCGGTGCCGACACCGGGTGCGGTCGTGCCGCCGAGTCTTCAGCTCGTCGGCCCGCTCCACGGCGAGGAACTGCTCTGCGCGACCGGTCTGCTGGTCGAGGCCGCACTCGGTCAGGCGATGCCCGGCGCGGTGGCGATCGGATAGGCGCCGGCCGGCTGGGTTGCTGCGGCCGGCTGGGCGGGTGCGGCCGGGTGGGGAGCGCTGGCGGGACGGCCGAGGGCGGACGGGAGCGGGCGGGTGTGGAGGATGTCCAACCTGGACACGGCGCGGGTGAGCACCACGTAGAGGCGGTGTGCACCCCGTCGCTCGTCGTCGACGATTTCCGCCGGCTCCACCGCGACGACGTGGTCGTACTCCAGGCCCTTCGCCAGGGTCGCGGGCAGCACGGTCACCCGCGCGTCGTCGGAGTTGTCTCCGTCGACGGTCGTGGTGACGATCCCGGCATCGTCCAGCGCCGTCGCCAGTTCCGGCAGCCGGTGCCTCGCGGCGATCACCGCGATCGAGCCCGGTTGGCGTAGGGCGTCCGCCACCGCCGTGACCGTCGCCGCCGGCAGGTCGGCGACCGGGCTGACGCGGAGTTCGCCGTCGGCGCGGAGCGACCGGGTCGGTGGCACGTCGACCGCGAGCGTCGCCAGCAGCCGGTTGGTCAGTTCGACCACACTTGCCGGCACCCGGAATCCGGTGGTCAGCGGCACCACCGGCGCCTCAGGCTTGCCGAGGTGTGCGAGTTGCTCGGCCCACGATCGGGCCGCCCAGTCGGTGGTGGCCTGGGCGAGGTCGCCGAGCACGGTCAGGCACCCGTGGACACTGCGCCGGGCGACGGCCCGGCACTGCATGGGGGAGAGGTCCTGGGCCTCGTCGACGACGATGTGCCCGAAGCCGTCGGGGCGTTCGACCAGGCCGGCGGCCTCGTCGATCAGGATCAGGTCGGCGGCGGTCCAACGGGCCCGTTTCGCCGTCCGTGGCGCGGTCCAGGTTATCGCCGCCCGTTCCTGCTCATCGAGTACGCCGTCCGCCGCCTCGGCCAGCGTCTCCGGGTCACCGAGCAGTCCGGCCACCAGTTCCTCCGCCCGTACGGCCGGCCACACCTGGGCGAGCAGGTCGTTGACCGGTCGGCAGTGGCTCATCCGGCGTACCCAACCCGGGCCGGGCGCCTCGCGGGTCTCGGCGTGCCGTTGCAGCCGCCCGACGATTCGGGTGCGCAGCCGCTCCCGGCCGAGCCCGTACGGCAGGTCGGCCTGCCGCACCTCCTCGACGAGTCGGCGTAGCGCCTCGGTCGACACCCGCCACCGGTAGGACCCGTCCGGTACGACAAGCGGTTCGGTCGGCGTACGGATTTTCGCGTGCAGGGCGCGGCGCAGCACGTGTGCCATCCGTACGTCGTGTTTCACCGCCGCGGCCCGGTCGCTGTCGACGGCCTGGACCGGGTGTCGGGCGAGCAGGTCGTCGAGTGTCCGTTGGGCGATGTCGACCTCGCCGAGGGCGGGCAGCACGGCCGAGATGTAGTTCAGGAAGGCCCGGTTCGGGCCGAGGATCAGCACACCGGTGCGATGCAGTTGCCGGGGGTGGGTGTAGAGCAGGTACGCCGCCCGGTGCAGCCCGACCGCGGTTTTTCCGGTTCCGGGCGCGCCCTGGATGCAGACCGACTCGTGCAGCCCGGCGCGGACGAGTTCGTCCTGTTCGGGCTGGATGGTGGCGACGATGTCGCGCATCGGGCCGACCCGTGGACGTTCGATCTCGGCGGCGACCAGCCGGCTCAGCCCGTCGGCCCGTGTTTCCGAGCCGGCCCGTGTTTCCGGGATGGTCCCTGCGTCCGGGGCGGGCGTCAGGTGTTCGTCCTCGAAGCCGGTCAGTTCGGCCGGCGCGTTCGCCCGTCTGGTCCAGCCGAATCGGCGGCGTACCGCGACCCCTTCGGGGTGCTGACGGCTGGCCCGGTAGAACGCGCGGGAGACCGGTGCCCGCCAGTCGAGGACCCGGGGCGGGGCGGCCGGGTCGGTGATGTGGCGGCGACCGATGTAGTAGTGCTCGCCCCGGTGGTCGCCGGCTGCCGGGCTGTCGTCGAAGTCGAGTCGACCGAAGTAGAGCGGGCTCTCCGGTTCCTCGGCGAGGGCCTTGGCGTGGCTGCGCAGCATCCGGCCGAGCGTCTCGGCGGTGTAGCGGTCGCCGGCGATCTGGGCGCCGGTTTCCACCCGGTGCCGGGCGGTGTCGAGCATTCGGGCCAGCGTGGCCCGGGACTCGGCCAGGTAGGCCCGCTCGTGGGCCAGTTCGACGTCGAGCGTCGACTGTTCGGTCCGCACGGTGTCTCCTCCCACCTTCCGGCAAAACTTTACCGAGTAAATCATATGACTCGGTCAAGTTTCTAACTTGGTTGCGCCGTAGTTATGCTGGCGGGGTGAGTGAGGCGGCGGGACTACGCGAGCGCAAGCGGGAACGGACCCGGCAGGCCATCTCCGAGGCGGCGATCACGCTCTTCCTCGCCCGAGGGTTCGACCAGGTTTCGGTGGCGGAGATCGCCGCCGCGGCCGAAGTCTCCAAACCGACCCTGTTCAAGTACTTCGCCAGCAAGGAAGAGCTGGCCCTGCACCGGATCGCCGACCACCGCGAGGAAGCGGCAGCCGTGGTCCGGGCCCGCCCGGCGGGCCAGGCCCCGCTCGCCGCCCTGCGTCGGCGGTTTCTCGACGGGCTACGCGACCGCGACCCGGTCACCGGGCTCAACGACCACCCCGAGGTGCTGGCGTACCACCGGATGATTTTTTCCACCCCGAGCCTGCGGGCACCGGTGTTGCAGCACACCGAACAGGACGAGCGGGCCCTGGCCGAGGCCCTCGACGAGGGCACCGGGCACACCGGAGTCGACGCGGCGATCACCGGGCGGCTGGCGGCCAGCCAGGTGATCGCCGTACAACGGGTGCTGGCCCGGGAGAACTGGCGGCGGCTGGTCGACGGACGCTCCGCGGACGAGCAGTACGGCGACGCGGTGGCCGCCGCCGAGCACGCGTACGACCTGCTCGGGCGGGCGTACGCGGACTACTACGGCTGAGCCGACGCCCGTTCGTCGCGGCGGGACTGCCGGATCAGACCGAGGGGGTCTCGCGCATCGGCTTGAGTGCGAGCGCCCACCGGGCCAACTCGTCCAGGAGTGTCGTCGCCATCGACTCCATCTGCGCGGTCGGCTCGATCTCGGTGCCGTCCTCGCTGCGTAGCTGCGAGACGAACGGGATCATGACCGACTCGTTCAGCGGCACCATCTTCAGCGCGAGCAGGACCGGCTTGATCGCCTGCTGGGCCCGGGTGCCGGCCGCGAGCCCGCCGTAGCTGACCAGGCCCACCGGCTTGTACTGCCATTCCTGGTGCAGGTAGTCGAGCGCGTTCTTCAACGGCGCCGTGTAGCTGAAGTTGTACTCCGGCATCACCAGCACGTACGCGTCACCGGCGTCGATCTTGGAGCTCCAGTCCAGTGCGTGCTCACCCTCGTACTGCCGCATCCTGGGATGATTCGGCTCGTCCATCATCGGCAGGTTCCACTCGGCCAGGTCGACCGCCTCGACGTCGAAGGCACCGTGCTCGACCGCGCGCCGGTAGAACCACTGGCCGACGGGCAGACCGACCCGGCCGGGACGGGTGCTGGCGATGATGACGTACAGGGTCGGCATGGGCGCGGCACGTCCCCTCTTCGAATCGGTCGAGGCAGCCTGACCGGATCAGCGTCTCATGACCACCATCCACCCGTGGGGAGCCGGTCAATCGAAGAAGCGGGCCATGTGGCTGGGCGCCGGCTCCGGGGCGTCGGGGGCCAGCGGGGTCATGTCCGCGAAGATCGACGCCCCGTCGCAGCCGGCGTGCAGCGGGTACCAGCGCGGAGTCCCCGGTGGGCGGGAACAGATTCCCTTGATCGTCTGTACGTCCAGCAGCCGTACGTGGGTCGGGTCCGCGACCGCGTTCACGTGCCCCCACCACGGGCTCATGATGTGCAGTACGCCGCCCGGCCGGAGCACCCGGTGGCACTCGTCGACCAGGGCCAGGAAGTCGATCAGGTGTTCCAGGATGTGCACCGTGAAGATCACGTCGACCGAGTTGTCGGCGATCGGCAGCGGGCCGGAAAGGTCCGCCTGGGCGTCCACCCCGTCCGCGCGACGCAGGTCCAGGCCGAGGTTCTCCGGGTACTGCTTCGCCGCGCCGCAGCCCAGGTCGACCACCACCGGTTCCCGTCCGCCGACCCGGACCCGGGACCAGACCGCCAACACCCCGTCGAACCGGCCGACCAGTAGTCGGACCAGGCGCAACTGGTCGGCGTCGGCGACCTCGCCGGTCAGGTGCGCGACCCCCCGGTCGAAGCGGACCTCGACCGCGACCCCGCGCAGCCGGTCATCGTGCTTCGCCAGATCGGCGAACGCCTCGGCGAGGAAACCGTCGACCGCCCGGAGCCGCTCTCCCGAGGACGGCGTGCGTGCCAACGCGACCATGGGGCCCACCTCCCGGCGCCGGCTACCCACAATCGGGCCGGATATGCCTCCGCCCGGTGGCGGCTCAGCGCGGCGAGGGGCGGCGACCGAGTCTGGTGGCCCGGAGCCGCTGCCGGGGCGGGGTCGCCGACAACACCCGTTTCAGGTGGTAGCGGTGCAGCTCGGCGGTGCCCTCTTGAGAACTGTCGTCGGTGACCGCGACCAGGTCCCAGCCCTGTAGACCGGCCCGGTTCAGGTGCTCCAGCGCGGTCTCCCCGTATTCGGAGACGTCGAGCATCGAGCCGTCCGGGCCGTACCAGGTGTAGATCAGTTCCCAACCGGTGTCCTCTAGCCGGGCCTGCCGGCGCCGCACGAGCAAGGCGTACTCGAACTGGACCATGGGCTCATTGTCGTCTATCTTCGCCGGTCGGCAAGACGACGCGGCGGGGCGGGACGGCGTGGCCCGGTGGCAGGGAGGGTCAGCGTTCGCTGACCCGTCCGCCGTCGACCTCGATATGCCGGGTGGTCCGGACCGCGTCGAGCATCCGGCGGTCGTGGGTGACCAGCAGGAGCGTGCCCGGGTACGCGTCGAGCGCCAACTCCAGTTGCTCGATCGCCGGCAGGTCGAGGTGGTTCGTCGGCTCGTCCAGGACGAGCAGGTTCACCCCACGCGCCTGGAGCAGGGCGAGCGCGGCGCGGGTCCGCTCGCCGGGGGAGAGGGTCGCCGCCGGGCGCAGTACGTGCGCGGCCCGCAGCCCGAACTTCGCCAGCAGGGTCCGTACGTCCGCCGGCGCCAACTCCGGTACGGCGGCGCCGAACGCGTCCAGCAGTGGCTGGTCACCGAGGAAGAGCCCACGGGCCTGGTCGACCTCGCCGACCACCACCCCCGGCCCGAGCGAGGCGTGGCCGGCGGTCAGCGGCAGCCGCCCCAGCAGGGCGCCGAGCAGGGTGGACTTGCCGGCGCCGTTCGCTCCGGTGATCGCCACCTTCTCGGCCCAGCCGATCTGCAGGTCGACCGGCCCGAGGGTGAAGCCGCCCCGGTCCACGACCGCGCCGCGCAGCGCGGCCACCACCGTTCCGGCCCGGGGAGCGGCGGCGATCTCCATTCGCAGCTCCCACTCCTTGCGGGGTTCCTCGACCACGTCCAGGCGCTCGATCAGCTTCTCGGTCTGCCGGGCCTTGGCCGCCTGCTTCTCGCTCGTCTCGCCCCGCATGTGCTTGGCGATCTTGTCGTTGTCCGGGGCCTTGCGGCGGGCGTTGCGGACGCCCTTCTCCATCCAGGCCCGCTGGGTACGCGCCCGCGCCTCCAGCCCGGCGCGGGTGTCGGCGTACTCCTCGAACTCCGCGCGTGCCTGGCGGCGGGCCACCTCCCGCTCCTCCAGGTAGGCGGCGTAACCACCGCCGTAGAGCCGCACCTGCTGCTGGGCCAGGTCCAGCTCCAGCACCTTGGTCACGGTCCGGGTGAGGAACTCCCGGTCGTGGCTGACCAGCACGGTGCCGGCCCGCAGCCCGGTGACGAAGCGTTCCAGCCGGTCCAGCCCGGCCAGGTCCAGGTCGTTGGTCGGCTCGTCGAGCAGGAAGATGTCGTACCGGCTGAGCAGCAGCGAGGCCATCCCGGCCCGGGCCGCCTGGCCGCCGGAGAGGGTGGTCATCGGGGCGTCCAGGTCGACCCCGAGACCCAGTTCGGCGGCGACCTGTCCGGCCCGTTCGTCGAGATCCGCGCCGCCGAGCGCGAGCCAGCGTTCGAGCGCGTCCGCGTACGCGTCGTCGGCGCCCGGGGTGCCGGCGGTGAGCGCCTCGGTGGCCTGGTCCAGCGCGGCCTGCGCGGCGGTGACCCCGGTACGGCGGGCCAGGAAGTCCCGGACGGCCTCGTCCGGTCGGCGTTCCGGCTCCTGCGGCAGGTGTCCCACGTTCGCGCCGGGCGGGTTGAGCTGCACCGAGCCCTGCTCGGCCGGCTGGAGCCCGGCGAGGGTACGCAGCAGGGTCGACTTGCCGGCGCCGTTGACACCGACCAGCCCGATCACGTCACCGGGGGCGACGACGAGATCCAGCCCGGTGAACAGGGCACGGTCTCCGTGTCCGGCGGCAAGGTCCTTGACGATCAACGTGGCACTCATGAGACGCCGATGGTA
The Micromonospora pisi DNA segment above includes these coding regions:
- a CDS encoding NADPH-dependent FMN reductase, encoding MPTLYVIIASTRPGRVGLPVGQWFYRRAVEHGAFDVEAVDLAEWNLPMMDEPNHPRMRQYEGEHALDWSSKIDAGDAYVLVMPEYNFSYTAPLKNALDYLHQEWQYKPVGLVSYGGLAAGTRAQQAIKPVLLALKMVPLNESVMIPFVSQLRSEDGTEIEPTAQMESMATTLLDELARWALALKPMRETPSV
- a CDS encoding ABC-F family ATP-binding cassette domain-containing protein, with protein sequence MSATLIVKDLAAGHGDRALFTGLDLVVAPGDVIGLVGVNGAGKSTLLRTLAGLQPAEQGSVQLNPPGANVGHLPQEPERRPDEAVRDFLARRTGVTAAQAALDQATEALTAGTPGADDAYADALERWLALGGADLDERAGQVAAELGLGVDLDAPMTTLSGGQAARAGMASLLLSRYDIFLLDEPTNDLDLAGLDRLERFVTGLRAGTVLVSHDREFLTRTVTKVLELDLAQQQVRLYGGGYAAYLEEREVARRQARAEFEEYADTRAGLEARARTQRAWMEKGVRNARRKAPDNDKIAKHMRGETSEKQAAKARQTEKLIERLDVVEEPRKEWELRMEIAAAPRAGTVVAALRGAVVDRGGFTLGPVDLQIGWAEKVAITGANGAGKSTLLGALLGRLPLTAGHASLGPGVVVGEVDQARGLFLGDQPLLDAFGAAVPELAPADVRTLLAKFGLRAAHVLRPAATLSPGERTRAALALLQARGVNLLVLDEPTNHLDLPAIEQLELALDAYPGTLLLVTHDRRMLDAVRTTRHIEVDGGRVSER
- a CDS encoding TetR/AcrR family transcriptional regulator; the encoded protein is MSEAAGLRERKRERTRQAISEAAITLFLARGFDQVSVAEIAAAAEVSKPTLFKYFASKEELALHRIADHREEAAAVVRARPAGQAPLAALRRRFLDGLRDRDPVTGLNDHPEVLAYHRMIFSTPSLRAPVLQHTEQDERALAEALDEGTGHTGVDAAITGRLAASQVIAVQRVLARENWRRLVDGRSADEQYGDAVAAAEHAYDLLGRAYADYYG
- a CDS encoding methyltransferase domain-containing protein — protein: MVALARTPSSGERLRAVDGFLAEAFADLAKHDDRLRGVAVEVRFDRGVAHLTGEVADADQLRLVRLLVGRFDGVLAVWSRVRVGGREPVVVDLGCGAAKQYPENLGLDLRRADGVDAQADLSGPLPIADNSVDVIFTVHILEHLIDFLALVDECHRVLRPGGVLHIMSPWWGHVNAVADPTHVRLLDVQTIKGICSRPPGTPRWYPLHAGCDGASIFADMTPLAPDAPEPAPSHMARFFD
- a CDS encoding HelD family protein; translated protein: MLDTARHRVETGAQIAGDRYTAETLGRMLRSHAKALAEEPESPLYFGRLDFDDSPAAGDHRGEHYYIGRRHITDPAAPPRVLDWRAPVSRAFYRASRQHPEGVAVRRRFGWTRRANAPAELTGFEDEHLTPAPDAGTIPETRAGSETRADGLSRLVAAEIERPRVGPMRDIVATIQPEQDELVRAGLHESVCIQGAPGTGKTAVGLHRAAYLLYTHPRQLHRTGVLILGPNRAFLNYISAVLPALGEVDIAQRTLDDLLARHPVQAVDSDRAAAVKHDVRMAHVLRRALHAKIRTPTEPLVVPDGSYRWRVSTEALRRLVEEVRQADLPYGLGRERLRTRIVGRLQRHAETREAPGPGWVRRMSHCRPVNDLLAQVWPAVRAEELVAGLLGDPETLAEAADGVLDEQERAAITWTAPRTAKRARWTAADLILIDEAAGLVERPDGFGHIVVDEAQDLSPMQCRAVARRSVHGCLTVLGDLAQATTDWAARSWAEQLAHLGKPEAPVVPLTTGFRVPASVVELTNRLLATLAVDVPPTRSLRADGELRVSPVADLPAATVTAVADALRQPGSIAVIAARHRLPELATALDDAGIVTTTVDGDNSDDARVTVLPATLAKGLEYDHVVAVEPAEIVDDERRGAHRLYVVLTRAVSRLDILHTRPLPSALGRPASAPHPAAPAQPAAATQPAGAYPIATAPGIA
- a CDS encoding amidase; the encoded protein is MATWITRFEPPANLSVDPVRVAVKDAIDVAGAVTTAGSVAVRGSAAPALADAACLAGVRAAGAYVVGKTNLTELCTSPVGDNEAFGTPVNPVAPDRIPGGSSSGSAVAVATGEVDVAFGTDTGGSVRIPAACCAVVGLKTTWGRVPTGGVWPLAPSLDVVGPIARDVTGVVAGMRLLEPGFAAAGTPARRVGRLRIPGLDPAVEDAVDAALDAAGLVVRDVRLTRWESSFEAYATIVLGELWRAHHRLLDADGLGVFVNEGLRAGSRVGGAALSEAMVYRRDWQSEVSALLGEVELLALPTLVAPPPPLTDFVGFPLTDLTAPFSLAGVPALAMPVPTPGAVVPPSLQLVGPLHGEELLCATGLLVEAALGQAMPGAVAIG